A genomic window from Pseudoalteromonas piratica includes:
- a CDS encoding substrate-binding periplasmic protein: protein MTVLYRYFIIYFFLLIYTIEGLAVTDKLVYQHQNQTKISSVKQLAANSFEIIPQSQSNSQKIIRLVTLDWPPYIDRKVCGNGWVFQLTGALFSELGYRITIEFLPWARSVRMAELGKADILFPEYFIEVTAPSDVIPNSFRRNNLDLSIPYPGGLIGLISRNDFKSNYDGSFSSIQGARIGVVRGYQNTPEFDKHLDLGFFNAIEARDDAQNLKMLLAGRVDYIVADPNVANYLLANDKGIEDNAIKLVHPPFQENDFYFAISKKSTNWQSLQTEINAKLAEFIELGTLAEIKQKSENCTPKD from the coding sequence ATGACAGTTCTTTACCGCTACTTTATTATATATTTTTTTCTACTTATATATACCATCGAAGGTTTAGCGGTTACTGATAAACTTGTTTATCAGCATCAAAATCAAACAAAAATCTCTAGTGTTAAACAACTCGCAGCAAATAGCTTTGAAATCATTCCACAATCGCAATCAAATTCACAAAAGATAATTAGATTAGTGACGCTTGATTGGCCGCCATATATAGATCGAAAAGTGTGTGGAAACGGCTGGGTATTTCAGCTGACTGGTGCACTTTTCTCAGAATTAGGTTACCGCATTACGATAGAGTTTCTCCCTTGGGCTCGCTCTGTGAGAATGGCTGAACTAGGTAAAGCTGATATTTTGTTCCCTGAATATTTTATTGAGGTTACGGCCCCTAGTGATGTAATTCCAAACTCATTTCGACGTAATAATCTTGATCTATCAATCCCTTACCCTGGTGGGCTTATTGGCTTAATTAGTCGAAACGATTTTAAAAGTAACTATGATGGGTCTTTTTCATCGATTCAAGGGGCGAGGATTGGTGTTGTCAGGGGTTACCAAAACACGCCTGAATTCGATAAACACCTAGATTTAGGCTTTTTTAATGCTATCGAAGCGCGTGATGATGCACAGAACTTAAAAATGCTGTTGGCTGGACGTGTAGACTACATTGTTGCAGATCCCAATGTGGCAAATTACTTGCTCGCAAATGATAAAGGTATTGAAGATAACGCAATCAAACTTGTACACCCGCCGTTTCAAGAGAATGACTTTTATTTTGCGATAAGTAAAAAGTCGACCAATTGGCAATCACTTCAAACAGAAATAAATGCAAAACTTGCTGAGTTTATTGAGTTAGGCACCCTTGCTGAAATTAAGCAGAAATCAGAAAACTGCACTCCAAAAGATTAA
- a CDS encoding Grx4 family monothiol glutaredoxin, which yields METLDKIKQQIAENSILLYMKGSPKLPSCGFSSQASQALMACGEQFAYVDILQNPDIRAELPAYANWPTFPQLWVEGELIGGCDIIVEMFQRGELQPLITEVAAKNKEAE from the coding sequence ATGGAAACTTTAGATAAGATCAAACAACAAATCGCAGAAAATTCGATTCTACTGTATATGAAAGGCTCTCCAAAATTACCGAGCTGCGGTTTTTCATCACAAGCTTCACAAGCATTAATGGCGTGTGGCGAGCAGTTTGCGTATGTTGATATTCTTCAAAATCCAGATATTCGTGCTGAGCTACCAGCTTATGCAAACTGGCCTACGTTCCCACAATTATGGGTAGAAGGCGAGCTTATTGGCGGTTGTGACATTATTGTTGAAATGTTTCAGCGTGGTGAACTTCAGCCACTGATCACTGAAGTTGCTGCAAAGAATAAAGAGGCAGAATAA